From Sporosarcina sp. Te-1, the proteins below share one genomic window:
- the ald gene encoding alanine dehydrogenase produces the protein MRIGVPKEVKNNENRVAMTPAGAFNLSSAGHEVLIETGAGIGSSFTDEDYIEAGAKIVASAEEAWSADMVMKVKEPLASEYGYFREGLILFTYLHLAPELELTKALLDKKVVGIAYETVQLPNNSLPLLAPMSEVAGRMATQIGAQYLEKIQGGKGILLSGVPGVSRGKVTVIGGGQAGTNAAKIAVGMGAQVTVLDLSVERLRQLDEMFGNDIQTLVSNPFNIAESVKDSDLVIGCVLIPGAKAPKLVSEEMVKSMKPGSVLVDIAIDQGGIFETSDRVTTHDNPTYEKHGVVHYAVANMPGAVPRTSTMALTNVTVPYALQIANKGYKQACLENQALQKGINTLEGHVTYKAVADAQGLEYVAAETLLNK, from the coding sequence ATGCGAATTGGTGTTCCAAAAGAGGTTAAAAACAATGAAAACCGGGTTGCTATGACACCGGCTGGTGCGTTTAACCTAAGCTCTGCTGGACATGAAGTGTTAATCGAAACAGGAGCAGGTATTGGCTCCAGCTTTACAGATGAGGACTACATCGAAGCGGGTGCGAAAATTGTCGCTTCTGCGGAAGAAGCTTGGTCAGCTGATATGGTCATGAAAGTTAAGGAGCCACTGGCTTCCGAATACGGTTATTTCCGTGAAGGTTTGATCCTCTTCACATACTTGCACTTGGCGCCTGAGTTGGAATTGACAAAAGCGCTTCTTGACAAGAAGGTTGTTGGAATCGCTTACGAAACTGTTCAACTTCCAAATAATTCATTGCCGCTTCTGGCACCGATGAGTGAAGTTGCTGGACGTATGGCGACACAAATTGGGGCGCAATACCTTGAAAAGATTCAAGGCGGGAAAGGAATTCTTCTTTCCGGCGTACCAGGGGTTTCCCGAGGAAAAGTGACAGTAATCGGCGGTGGACAAGCAGGTACCAATGCAGCGAAAATCGCAGTCGGAATGGGCGCTCAAGTTACTGTGCTCGACTTGTCTGTTGAACGTCTTCGCCAATTGGATGAAATGTTCGGAAACGACATTCAAACACTTGTTTCAAACCCATTCAACATTGCGGAATCTGTCAAGGATTCTGATCTAGTAATCGGTTGTGTACTCATTCCGGGTGCAAAAGCGCCGAAACTTGTTTCGGAAGAAATGGTTAAATCGATGAAACCTGGTTCTGTTCTAGTTGATATCGCGATTGACCAAGGTGGTATTTTCGAAACGTCTGATCGTGTAACGACGCACGATAATCCGACATATGAAAAACACGGTGTCGTTCATTACGCAGTTGCGAACATGCCTGGAGCTGTTCCACGCACATCCACTATGGCTCTTACAAATGTAACTGTTCCATACGCACTGCAAATCGCAAACAAAGGTTATAAGCAAGCATGCTTAGAAAATCAGGCACTTCAAAAAGGCATCAACACGTTGGAAGGCCATGTCACATATAAAGCGGTTGCGGATGCGCAAGGCTTGGAATATGTTGCGGCTGAAACTCTGTTGAATAAATAA
- a CDS encoding metal-dependent hydrolase, which yields MKISYHGHSVVKIETNGKTILIDPFLTGNGLTDLDPEKESPDAILLTHGHNDHVGDTMAIAKRCGALVVAPNELAVYLGWQGLNTHGMNIGGAREFDFGTVKFTKAFHSSSYTTEQNEIIYTGMPTGILFTAEGKTIYHAGDTSLFGDMEWIGKMNAIDVAFLPIGDNFTMGPSDAAEAVKLLNPKLTVPIHFNTFPPIQQDPQAFKSLVESHDVKVMEAGDVIQL from the coding sequence ATGAAGATTTCTTATCACGGCCATTCTGTTGTAAAAATTGAAACAAATGGGAAGACGATTTTAATTGATCCATTTTTAACTGGCAATGGGTTAACGGATTTGGATCCAGAGAAGGAAAGTCCGGATGCTATCTTATTGACACATGGACATAATGATCACGTAGGAGATACGATGGCCATCGCAAAAAGGTGTGGAGCTTTAGTTGTCGCGCCTAATGAATTAGCTGTCTACCTAGGGTGGCAAGGACTCAACACACATGGCATGAACATTGGCGGGGCCAGGGAATTTGATTTTGGCACTGTGAAATTTACAAAAGCTTTTCATAGCTCCTCCTATACAACGGAGCAAAATGAAATCATCTATACAGGCATGCCAACAGGAATTTTGTTTACCGCGGAGGGTAAGACGATTTACCATGCAGGAGACACATCGTTGTTTGGGGATATGGAATGGATCGGAAAGATGAATGCAATCGATGTCGCATTCTTGCCAATCGGCGACAATTTTACAATGGGTCCTTCTGATGCAGCAGAGGCTGTTAAATTGCTGAATCCGAAATTGACTGTGCCCATCCATTTCAATACGTTTCCGCCTATCCAGCAAGATCCGCAAGCCTTCAAAAGTCTTGTTGAGTCACATGACGTGAAAGTGATGGAAGCGGGCGACGTCATCCAGCTATAA
- the tpx gene encoding thiol peroxidase has product MKVTFKNNPVTLLGKEVAVGDKAPEFTVLSNDLKPVTLEDSKGKIRLISVVPSIDTGVCSQQTKKFNDEANSFGDDIEVMTISVDLPFAQARWKADAGIENIQLLSDHRDLSFGEAYGVAINELRLLARSIFVIDKENTVQYVEYVSEVTNHPDYEKALEAVKKLSE; this is encoded by the coding sequence ATGAAAGTCACATTTAAAAACAATCCTGTAACGTTGCTTGGTAAAGAAGTGGCGGTAGGGGACAAAGCACCCGAATTCACAGTACTATCTAATGATTTGAAGCCGGTCACTTTGGAGGACTCAAAAGGAAAAATCCGATTGATCAGTGTGGTTCCTTCAATCGATACGGGCGTTTGTTCACAACAGACAAAAAAATTCAATGATGAAGCAAACTCCTTCGGAGACGACATTGAAGTGATGACTATTTCAGTGGATCTTCCCTTTGCACAGGCCAGATGGAAGGCGGACGCTGGAATCGAGAATATCCAACTCCTTTCCGATCATCGTGATCTTTCTTTTGGCGAAGCATATGGAGTGGCCATTAATGAACTTCGTCTTCTCGCACGTTCCATCTTCGTTATTGATAAAGAGAATACAGTCCAATATGTTGAGTACGTCAGTGAAGTGACGAATCATCCGGATTATGAAAAAGCGTTGGAAGCAGTTAAAAAATTATCGGAATAA
- a CDS encoding acetate kinase gives MLLMAVNAGSSSLKYQLLQMPEERVVVKGRFERIGLPQSIFVMQSDQVDVYETVDINSHADAVQLLLDAIISKGIIASYDEIDGIGHRVVHGGELFAESVVIDDQVIREIDKLSKFAPLHNPANIVGIVEFKKALPDVPAVAVFDTAFHQTMPESSYLYPLPYEYYKKYGIRKYGFHGTSHQYVTERAAKLLNRPLADTRFISCHLGNGASIAAVKGGKSLDTSMGFTPLAGVTMGTRSGNIDPALIPYIMEQTGKSAEQVISVLNHQSGMLALSGFSSDLRDIGMKAAEGDHRAQLALDVFTDRIHKYIGSYAARMGGVDAIIFTAGIGENSPIVREKVLEGLEFMGVYFDPDLNEMTGKEVHINFPYSPVKVLVIPTNEEIMIARETMETAGLSVK, from the coding sequence ATGTTGTTGATGGCTGTTAATGCAGGAAGCTCTTCTTTGAAGTATCAACTATTGCAAATGCCTGAAGAACGGGTTGTTGTGAAAGGCAGGTTTGAAAGGATCGGGTTGCCGCAATCCATTTTTGTCATGCAGTCAGATCAAGTGGATGTGTACGAAACGGTTGATATCAATTCGCATGCCGATGCTGTTCAACTGTTGTTGGATGCCATTATCAGCAAAGGGATTATTGCATCGTATGATGAAATTGATGGAATCGGACATCGTGTCGTGCACGGAGGGGAGCTGTTCGCCGAATCGGTCGTCATTGACGATCAAGTGATTCGGGAAATCGACAAGTTGTCGAAGTTTGCCCCTTTACATAACCCGGCAAACATTGTTGGCATTGTGGAGTTTAAAAAAGCATTGCCCGATGTTCCGGCAGTCGCCGTTTTCGACACGGCGTTCCACCAAACAATGCCCGAAAGTTCTTACCTGTACCCATTACCTTATGAATATTATAAAAAATATGGAATTCGTAAATACGGGTTCCACGGAACGAGTCATCAATATGTGACGGAACGGGCTGCAAAGCTTCTGAACAGGCCGTTGGCAGATACGAGGTTCATTTCCTGTCATCTGGGAAATGGGGCAAGTATTGCTGCGGTGAAAGGCGGCAAGTCGCTAGATACCTCTATGGGATTCACTCCGCTGGCGGGTGTAACGATGGGAACACGGTCAGGAAACATAGACCCTGCGTTAATCCCGTATATTATGGAGCAAACCGGCAAGTCTGCCGAACAGGTAATCAGCGTTTTGAATCACCAGTCCGGCATGTTGGCGCTCTCTGGATTTTCAAGTGATTTACGGGATATCGGCATGAAAGCGGCAGAAGGGGACCACCGTGCCCAGCTTGCTTTAGATGTTTTCACAGACCGTATACATAAATATATTGGTTCCTATGCAGCGAGGATGGGTGGTGTGGATGCCATCATCTTTACCGCGGGTATCGGGGAAAACAGCCCGATTGTCCGGGAAAAAGTGTTAGAAGGCCTGGAATTTATGGGTGTCTACTTTGATCCGGATTTGAACGAAATGACAGGGAAAGAGGTTCATATCAATTTTCCATATTCACCGGTCAAAGTGCTTGTCATCCCGACCAATGAAGAAATTATGATTGCTAGAGAGACGATGGAGACAGCTGGTTTATCCGTCAAATAG
- a CDS encoding universal stress protein → MVMQYKQIIVAVDGSKESEWAFKKAVAITERNSATLNLVNIIDTRSYAAVEAYDRSIAERAQSFAEELLNGYKAEAEKAGLQNVNIYVEYGSPKTMITRDLSSKLDADLIICGATGLNKVERFLIGSVSENIVRSAKCDVLVVRTPEDQ, encoded by the coding sequence ATGGTTATGCAATACAAACAAATCATCGTAGCGGTAGACGGATCGAAGGAATCGGAGTGGGCCTTCAAAAAGGCGGTAGCTATCACGGAACGCAACTCCGCAACTTTAAATTTGGTGAACATTATCGATACTCGTTCCTATGCGGCTGTGGAAGCTTATGACCGATCCATCGCGGAACGCGCGCAAAGTTTCGCTGAAGAACTGCTGAATGGCTACAAAGCGGAAGCAGAGAAGGCAGGGCTGCAGAACGTCAACATTTATGTGGAATATGGTTCTCCAAAAACAATGATCACTCGCGATCTTTCATCCAAACTAGACGCAGATCTCATCATTTGCGGTGCCACAGGCTTAAACAAAGTTGAGCGATTCTTGATCGGAAGTGTATCGGAGAATATCGTACGCTCTGCGAAATGTGATGTGCTGGTCGTACGCACTCCAGAAGATCAATAA
- a CDS encoding class I SAM-dependent methyltransferase: MTNTENIFTFIDEKAGQEQGYYLDGVISACESWLSGKETPRVTGNVTKEEIRKGLQLAILKGMKQSAQPHHQMTPDAIGILVGYIASSLVRNQNDVTLLDPAAGTGNLLYTVMNSMDGTASASAVEIDDLLVRLAAVSADLLEQPIRFYVQDGLRPLLVDPVDLVISDLPVGYYPDDDNALNFEMMPTEGHAYSHHLFFEQSLNHLKPGGFGLFITTVNLFESDQSELLQKYLKRHAIIRAIIQLPDSLFRNVSHAKFILILQKPTEDMAAKSAPDVMLAKVPDMMDKNLMTQFFRKIDNWIEEM; encoded by the coding sequence ATGACAAATACTGAAAACATTTTTACATTCATTGATGAGAAGGCGGGACAAGAGCAAGGCTATTATTTAGATGGCGTCATATCAGCTTGTGAGTCTTGGCTCTCAGGCAAGGAAACTCCTCGTGTCACAGGCAATGTAACGAAAGAGGAGATCAGGAAGGGTCTGCAACTGGCTATTTTGAAAGGCATGAAGCAAAGTGCCCAGCCACATCATCAAATGACCCCGGATGCAATCGGCATCTTAGTTGGTTACATTGCGAGCTCACTCGTTCGGAATCAAAATGACGTCACTCTGTTGGACCCGGCAGCAGGCACAGGCAATTTGCTTTACACTGTCATGAATTCCATGGATGGAACTGCTAGCGCCTCAGCAGTGGAGATCGATGACCTGCTAGTCCGTCTGGCAGCTGTCTCGGCTGACTTATTGGAACAGCCTATCCGCTTTTATGTACAGGATGGCTTGCGCCCGTTGCTTGTCGATCCGGTTGATCTCGTAATCAGTGACTTGCCGGTAGGCTATTATCCGGACGATGACAATGCGCTCAATTTTGAAATGATGCCGACAGAAGGGCATGCATACTCTCACCACCTGTTTTTTGAACAATCGCTGAATCACCTAAAGCCTGGTGGGTTTGGTCTATTTATTACGACCGTTAATCTTTTTGAATCCGACCAATCCGAATTGCTTCAAAAGTACTTGAAGCGCCATGCGATCATTCGGGCCATCATTCAACTGCCGGATTCCTTGTTTAGAAATGTGTCGCACGCGAAATTCATATTGATTCTTCAGAAGCCGACAGAGGACATGGCTGCCAAAAGTGCGCCAGATGTCATGCTGGCGAAGGTACCGGATATGATGGATAAAAACTTGATGACACAGTTTTTCCGCAAGATAGACAATTGGATTGAGGAAATGTAA
- a CDS encoding Xaa-Pro peptidase family protein, with translation MQKVKEIQQYLQQNKIDAAFITTPDNVFYLSGFHSNPHERLLGVMVFQDAEPFLICPLMEVPDVKASGWSDEAVGHADTDDAWELLANAAKARGTEFSTIAIEKSHLTVERMERMEEIFHGANLVRIDEQLNNMRNIKDESELNKLRKAAELADYAIEVGCREIAEGKSELEILMAIEFEMKKKGAEKMSFDTMVLSGPKTASPHGNPGERKIQKGDFILFDLGVVYQGYCSDITRTVAFGEPDDQKRKIYETVKNAEQAAIDLVRPGVKARDLDKAARDVITDAGYGEYFTHRLGHGLGISVHEFPSITGTNELELQEGMVFTIEPGIYHPDITGVRIEDDVVVTADGVEVLTKFPKELKIIQP, from the coding sequence GTGCAAAAAGTAAAAGAAATCCAGCAATACCTTCAGCAAAACAAGATAGACGCTGCGTTTATTACCACTCCGGATAACGTATTTTATCTTTCCGGATTCCATAGTAACCCCCATGAGCGGCTATTGGGTGTTATGGTGTTCCAAGACGCGGAACCTTTTTTAATCTGCCCGTTGATGGAAGTGCCTGATGTAAAGGCATCCGGTTGGTCCGACGAGGCAGTCGGCCATGCGGATACAGACGACGCATGGGAGTTGCTGGCGAATGCGGCGAAGGCCCGTGGCACCGAATTTTCCACTATTGCGATTGAAAAGTCACATCTTACGGTGGAACGAATGGAACGGATGGAGGAAATCTTCCATGGAGCCAATCTCGTCCGCATTGACGAGCAATTGAACAATATGCGTAACATAAAAGACGAATCAGAATTGAATAAACTGCGAAAAGCGGCAGAACTAGCTGATTACGCAATCGAAGTCGGCTGCCGGGAAATTGCGGAAGGCAAATCGGAGCTTGAAATATTAATGGCGATCGAATTTGAAATGAAGAAAAAAGGCGCAGAAAAAATGTCATTCGATACAATGGTGCTTTCTGGCCCAAAAACTGCTTCGCCGCACGGGAATCCAGGGGAACGGAAAATCCAAAAAGGAGATTTCATATTGTTCGACCTCGGCGTCGTCTATCAAGGATATTGTTCCGATATCACTCGCACAGTGGCGTTCGGAGAACCAGACGACCAAAAACGTAAAATCTACGAAACGGTCAAAAATGCGGAGCAGGCTGCAATCGACCTAGTACGTCCCGGCGTTAAAGCACGCGACCTTGACAAAGCGGCACGCGATGTCATAACGGATGCGGGGTATGGCGAATACTTCACTCACCGTCTCGGCCACGGACTCGGTATATCTGTCCACGAGTTCCCTTCCATTACAGGAACAAACGAACTGGAGTTGCAAGAAGGCATGGTCTTCACAATCGAGCCTGGCATTTATCATCCTGATATTACGGGCGTTCGAATTGAAGATGATGTCGTCGTTACAGCTGATGGCGTAGAAGTATTGACCAAGTTCCCGAAAGAGTTGAAAATCATTCAGCCATAA
- a CDS encoding RDD family protein, translating into MTEYNNEPNPSSAVEMDQHVAPRYEVVKTEQFRPKYAGFWIRFWAYVIDLIIVSSISGIVIKPIFRVAGFEISKPDFLFFSPYKIVLLLLLLAYFTLMTKLLGQTVGKMIIGIRVVQKNEEPLTWGTVLFREVIGRFISKTLLIPYLLAIFMPKKEALHDLFADTFVIHEHSYEKEIVMKRQIVDEGEQLQDAPHV; encoded by the coding sequence ATGACTGAGTATAACAACGAACCAAATCCATCCTCAGCTGTTGAAATGGATCAACATGTGGCGCCGCGTTATGAAGTGGTCAAAACCGAACAGTTCCGTCCCAAGTACGCAGGCTTCTGGATAAGATTTTGGGCGTATGTCATCGACTTGATCATCGTTTCATCGATCAGCGGCATTGTGATCAAACCAATTTTCAGAGTAGCAGGCTTCGAAATATCAAAACCGGATTTTCTTTTCTTCAGCCCGTATAAAATCGTTCTCTTGCTTCTTTTGCTAGCCTATTTTACACTCATGACCAAATTGCTTGGCCAGACCGTCGGCAAAATGATAATAGGTATCCGTGTCGTTCAAAAGAATGAGGAGCCGTTGACATGGGGGACTGTTTTGTTTCGTGAAGTGATAGGGCGCTTCATCTCGAAGACATTGCTGATCCCGTATCTGCTCGCCATTTTTATGCCCAAGAAGGAAGCGCTGCATGACCTGTTCGCAGATACGTTTGTGATCCATGAGCATTCGTATGAGAAGGAGATCGTCATGAAGAGACAGATAGTAGATGAGGGGGAACAGTTGCAAGACGCGCCGCATGTTTAG